A region of Asterias amurensis chromosome 20, ASM3211899v1 DNA encodes the following proteins:
- the LOC139952510 gene encoding coiled-coil domain-containing protein 178-like: MASSGSAMSDVSASAPVQVRIDAGSKAAQEQKKSKAFITQPRTGSKLSATTDVTGINYSPVPSDYIQSSLKGRRGERSRRQRSLAQDQTADDSGIDEERASPDAEGVQEARNEGKPYSIPEGWPRIHDKIFRRRALFFRKPASTSIDKAIEHLHKLQDRIEMWSREVELEIYSRRSSTVAASVVSSRSSSIIEDATSRLTEGSPGRKHLRFVSDSALSGRPDDVSSSLNEHSSTIRSPRSSKPTTAASTRTQQLSVQGMGAVMPKAAEKSFLADIAARDIEDEIPHLGAEEIIDEVMILLGRLETDRYDAQSLYDKECKRVKWLQAKIDKLAARRMYELPREVQKEHEACATDIAELKWHCAYRSRQKARVQTQVETAEVMNARLMEDIAFVQKHCPLVEEKLELERDAMKRIDEAQVQTTEMLNQTYEKLKRTEDKSAEAHGKADMERAHIKRELEAVRDALREISTELDETKALHMSYSHQCNSLRVKLRENAEEKIVLLTKCENAKVAEKIQSKKVKVIQEKIIESEFHHRKLADHNFQLTSQIERSRNQQNKEVDDLESESKRKLAELRGRQQRCRQMSMEIEDTEQNLKDCSRQKVADGKNVERIKREMIKVDTQLGVVDEEFEKIKVINTAVRNKLIGEEDKAQMMEDTLQGTSDSLRKQVKEETHSRTVLQARIASDTSDLAKQQIEAKKKKAKVSKKAFELEQIVSRILADVKVLREKHAERQKTIAELEEARADLKTKHEETESTLIGIINEIKPKCEELKKQILDLTKRLDYMGYRSDLINRKLLDMAKSQGFMLKVITSTEETIAELSENLEEITIQLNSGQKQQDGLKDSLSEVTQRIQEGGSQHLEHMKARSEVLEKLEIDLKECLRQNKTLAHQYRLKQQEHLKVKEKFLDGLEGRISLESSLKDHKQLSGLQFRLHHALVRYYHIRGLFNKNELMRFDEMSAENAHRIQTLQGDMDNAIDTISHFLTDQLDGTAASMVHAAATAAMMNDDSVLGVTA, encoded by the exons ATGGCATCGTCAGGGAGTGCAATGAGCGATGTCTCCGCATCAGCTCCAGTCCAAGTAAGAATTGATGCAGGATCTAAAGCGGCACAAGAACAGAAAAAGAGCAAAGCGTTCATCACTCAACCAAGGACAGGCTCCAAACTCAGCGCCACTACAGATGTAACTGGTATCAATTATTCACCGGTGCCAAGTGATTATATTCAGTCATCATTGAAAG GGAGGAGGGGGGAACGCAGCAGGCGGCAACGGTCTCTAGCTCAGGATCAGACTGCCGATGACTCAGGCATCGATGAAGAGAGAGCATCACCTGATGCAGAGGGAGTACAAGAAGCAAGAAATGaag GCAAACCCTACTCCATTCCTGAAGGATGGCCACGCATTCATGACAAGATCTTCAGACGTCGTGCCCTGTTCTTCCGCAAGCCCGCCTCCACCAGTATAGACAAGGCTATTGAGCATCTCCACAAGCTTCAAGATCGCATTGAGATGTGGAGTCGAGAAGTTGAACTTGAGATATACAGCAGGCGTTCGTCAACGGTAGCAGCTAGTGTAGTCAGCTCAAGATCATCGAGTATAATTGAAGATGCAACAAGCAGGCTGACAGAAGGTTCTCCAG GACGCAAGCATCTGAGGTTTGTCTCGGACTCTGCACTGTCTGGAAGACCAGATGACGTAAGCAGTAGCCTAAATGAACACTCCTCAACTATACGTTCTCCTCGTAGTTCAAAGCCAACGACAGCTGCTAGCACTAGAACTCAACAGCTTTCTGTACAGGGAATGGGTGCAGTCATGCCCAAAG CTGCTGAAAAATCCTTTCTGGCTGATATTGCAGCGAGAGATATCGAAGATGAAATTCCTCATCTTGGAGCTGAGGAGATCATTGATGAAGTCATGATCCTCCTCGGAAGACTGGAGACGGATCGTTATGATGCACAATCACTTTACGACAAGGAATGTAAGAGGGTTAAATGGCTTCAAGCTAAGATAGATAAACTTGCGGCAAGGAGAATGTACGAACTCCCAAGAGAAGTTCAGAAAG AGCATGAGGCATGTGCAACAGATATTGCCGAGTTGAAGTGGCACTGTGCGTATCGTTCACGTCAGAAGGCGAGAGTCCAGACTCAGGTGGAGACTGCTGAGGTCATGAATGCCAGACTTATGGAAGACATCGCCTTCGTACAGAAACACTG TCCTTTGGTTGAGGAGAAATTAGAGCTTGAGAGAGACGCCATGAAGAGGATTGATGAAGCCCAGGTTCAG ACAACTGAGATGCTGAACCAAACTTACGAGAAGCTGAAGAGAACCGAAGATAAGTCTGCCGAGGCTCATGGGAAGGCAGACATGGAGCGCGCTCACATTAAACGAGAACTTGAAGCTGTTCGAGACGCACTACGAGAAATCAG TACGGAGCTGGATGAGACAAAAGCTCTTCATATGTCGTATTCTCATCAATGCAATAGTCTTAGAGTGAAACTACGAGAGAATGCCGAAGAGAAGATTGTACTTT TGACTAAGTGCGAGAACGCCAAAGTAGCGGAAAAGATTCAATCTAAGAAAGTGAAAGTCATTCAAGAAAAGATAATTGAATCAGAGTTCCATCATCGCAAACTGGCGGACCATAACTTCCAGTTAACAAGCCAGATAGAAAGAAGC agaaatcaacaaaacaaagaagTTGATGACCTTGAGAGTGAATCCAAGAGGAAACTTGCCGAGCTTCGAGGAAGACAACAACGATGTCGACAAATGTCCATGGAGATTGAAGATACGGAGCAAAATCTTAAAGATTG TTCCAGACAGAAAGTGGCCGATGGTAAAAACGTTGAACGTATAAAGCGTGAGATGATTAAGGTAGATACCCAGCTTGGTGTGGTTGATGAGGAATTTGAAAAGATTAAGGTGATCAACACGGCAGTACGTAATAAACTGATTGGAGAGGAAGATAAAGCTCAGATGATGGAAGACACTTTGCAG GGTACATCGGACAGTCTGAGGAAACAAGTCAAAGAAGAGACTCACTCCAGGACAGTCCTTCAGGCCCGTATTGCCTCGGATACCTCGGACCTAGCTAAGCAACAAATAGAGGCAAAGAAGAAGAAGGCTAAAGTATCCAAGAAGGCGTTTGAGCTTGAGCAGATTGTATCCAGAATACTGGCTGATGTTAAGGTGCTGAGGGAAAAACATGCAGAACGGCAGAAG aCCATTGCAGAACTAGAAGAAGCCAGAGCCgacctaaaaacaaaacatgaagaaACGGAGTCAACGTTGATTGGAATTATAAATGAAATCAAACCAAAGTGTGAAGAACTCAAG AAGCAGATATTGGACTTAACAAAGCGTCTTGATTACATGGGATACCGCAGTGATCTGATCAATAGGAAGCTGCTAGATATGGCCAAGTCTCAAGGTTTCATGCTTAAAGTCATCACAAGTACAGAGGAGACTATTGCTGAACTCTC GGAGAATCTTGAGGAGATCACAATACAGCTGAACTCCGGTCAGAAGCAACAAGATGGTCTTAAAGACTCCTTGAGTGAAGTCACCCAGCGGATTCAAGAAGGAGGTAGTCAACACTTGGAGCATATGAAGGCACGCAGTGAGGTCTTGGAGAAACTAGAG ATTGATTTGAAGGAGTGTCTGAGACAGAATAAGACGCTTGCCCACCAGTACCGACTCAAACAACAGGAACATCTTAAAGTCAAGGAGAAGTTCTTAGATGGTCTAGAGGGTCGGATAAGCCTGGAGTCAAGCCTTAAAGACCATAAACAG CTTAGTGGACTACAATTCCGTCTCCACCACGCCTTAGTGCGTTACTATCACATCAGAGGTCTCTTCAATAAGAACGAGTTGATGCGATTTGATGAGATGTCCGCAGAGAACGCCCATCGTATCCAAACTCTACAGGGTGACATGGACAATGCTATAGATACTATAAGTCACTTCTTGACCGATCAACTTGATGGGACGGCCGCTAGTATGGTCCATGCTGCAGCCACGGCAGCCATGATGAACGATGATAGTGTACTTGGAGTCACTGCTTAA